The following proteins come from a genomic window of Prionailurus viverrinus isolate Anna chromosome D1, UM_Priviv_1.0, whole genome shotgun sequence:
- the LOC125176523 gene encoding T-cell surface glycoprotein CD3 epsilon chain yields MMPSGSLWRVLGLCLLSVGAWGQEDNDDPSEPSPQTSASARYKVSISGTTVVLTCPEDLGSESIKWEKNGGLLPNEYGEQLFLDDFSEMENSGYYACYTSNSLEKNYLYLKARVCQNCMEVDLMTVVAIVMADVCITLGLLLLVYYWSKNKKASSVTMMRGPGAGGRPRGQNKEKPPPVPNPDYEPIRKGQQDLYSGLNQRGI; encoded by the exons ATGATGCCATCGGGAAGCCTCTGGAGAGTTCTGGGACTCTGTCTCCTGTCAG TTGGCGCTTGGGGGCAGGAAG aCAATGACGACCCTTCAG AGCCGTCTCCACAGACATCTGCCTCCGCAC GGTACAAAGTCTCCATTTCTGGAACCACGGTGGTGCTGACATGCCCTGAGGATTTGGGAAGTGaatcaataaaatgggaaaaaaatggtgGCCTCTTGCCCAATGAATATGGAGAACAGCTATTTCTGGATgatttttcagaaatggaaaacagtgGTTATTATGCCTGCTATACAAGCAACTCACTAGAGAAGAACTATCTCTACCTGAAAGCAAGAG tgTGTCAGAACTGCATGGAGGTGGATCTGATGACAGTGGTCGCGATCGTCATGGCCGATGTCTGTATCACTCTGGGGTTGCTGCTGCTGGTATATTATTGGAGCAAGAATAAAAAGGCCAGTTCCGTGACCATGATGCGAGGACCAGGTGCAGGCGGCAGGCCCAGGG gacAAAACAAGGAGAAACCACCACCTGTGCCCAATCCAGACTACGAG CCCATCCGGAAAGGCCAGCAGGATCTGTATTCTGGCCTGAATCAGAGAGGCATCTGA
- the LOC125176525 gene encoding T-cell surface glycoprotein CD3 delta chain isoform X2: MEHSSFLAGLILSVLLSQVSPYKISVEELEDKVLLSCNTSIIRMEGTMGMLFRNDTNLDLGKRILDPRGVYTCKRPDEQDKIPYTQVYYRTADTQALLGNDQLYQPLRDRNDAQYSHLGENWPRKK; encoded by the exons ATGGAACACTCCAGTTTTCTGGCCGGCCTGATactgtctgtccttctctcccaAG tgAGTCCCTACAAGATATCCGTGGAGGAACTGGAGGACAAGGTGTTGCTGAGTTGTAACACCAGCATCATACGGATGGAGGGAACGATGGGAATGCTATTTCGCAACGATACAAATCTGGACCTGGGAAAACGCATCCTGGACCCACGAGGAGTGTATACGTGCAAGAGGCCAGACGAACAAGACAAGATACCTTACACGCAAGTATATTATCGAA CTGCTGACACTCAAGCTCTCCTGGGAAATGACCAGCTCTATCAG CCCCTGCGAGACCGGAATGATGCTCAGTACAGTCATCTTGGTGAAAACTGGCCTCGGAAGAAGTGA
- the LOC125176525 gene encoding T-cell surface glycoprotein CD3 delta chain isoform X1 — MEHSSFLAGLILSVLLSQVSPYKISVEELEDKVLLSCNTSIIRMEGTMGMLFRNDTNLDLGKRILDPRGVYTCKRPDEQDKIPYTQVYYRMCQNCVELDSGPLAGIVIGDIIATLFLALGVYCFAGYETGRLSEAADTQALLGNDQLYQPLRDRNDAQYSHLGENWPRKK; from the exons ATGGAACACTCCAGTTTTCTGGCCGGCCTGATactgtctgtccttctctcccaAG tgAGTCCCTACAAGATATCCGTGGAGGAACTGGAGGACAAGGTGTTGCTGAGTTGTAACACCAGCATCATACGGATGGAGGGAACGATGGGAATGCTATTTCGCAACGATACAAATCTGGACCTGGGAAAACGCATCCTGGACCCACGAGGAGTGTATACGTGCAAGAGGCCAGACGAACAAGACAAGATACCTTACACGCAAGTATATTATCGAA TGTGTCAGAACTGTGTGGAACTGGACTCAGGCCCCCTGGCCGGCATCGTCATCGGGGACATAATCGCCACTCTTTTCCTCGCTTTGGGGGTCTATTGCTTTGCGGGATATGAGACCGGAAGGCTCTCTGAGG CTGCTGACACTCAAGCTCTCCTGGGAAATGACCAGCTCTATCAG CCCCTGCGAGACCGGAATGATGCTCAGTACAGTCATCTTGGTGAAAACTGGCCTCGGAAGAAGTGA